Proteins from one Terriglobus tenax genomic window:
- a CDS encoding DNRLRE domain-containing protein, translating to MSSVPAWAQALLTADTHVSNIRTSVNYGGISNLRISGEYTSLLRFDLGMLPAGLTRDQVTRAVLRVYVNRVNTAGTVQLRTVGSAWAEGEVTGVSLPGLGTTIASASVGSADSYVAFDLTSTVQGWIAAPASNLGLALVTAGGADVQLDSKENDLTGHPAQLDITLAAGGAGSVGATGATGATGATGAAGATGVQGVAGPVGPQGLTGATGAIGATGMAGPAGAVGATGATGATGVQGIPGVTGSVGATGAVGAPGLVYQGLYIAGTNYAQRDVVQWLGSSWVSLHDGNAGHTPGENPQDWALVASAGTTGATGVTGATGQQGPAGFGVQGATGATGAAGATGATGAAGMVYRGAYDSMVMYGQGAAVSWQGSTWLSLADGNHGQTPDASPSWWALLAPRGATGATGVGLTGATGATGVTGVTGAAGAAGAAGATGAQGSQGIQGVQGPMGVTGPTGALGATGATGANGMNFAGAYDAAHNYVSRDAVFWAGSTYLSLVDGNRGNVPDQNPALWSLVAQGVVGATGATGATGLAGPQGVQGANGLAGVAGATGVTGATGATGTSGLIYRGNYDTATGYGKGDVVAFNGSTYVSLVEGNAGNTPWASPSQWSVLALHGDAGATGATGATGTQGFQGVAGAVGAMGATGPAGAQGSQGVAGPQGPAGVPGPQGVTGATGATGAAGVGLSWKGTWTAGSGYAQNDVVFYQGSSYLAASASVGVNPAFDSGGTYWTLLAVAGSNGVNGATGATGTTGAQGLQGPQGVTGAAGAAGPQGVQGPIGLTGATGAVGAAGTTGATGAQGATGPVGMTWRGVWLTGTSYAANDGVSRLGSSYIARVALASVDPSTDGGVNWMPLSLQGATGVTGAQGPSGNAATVTVGTVTTGAAGSQASVTNVGTSSAAVLNFVIPQGAAGVSGSGGGGGVISAVHTVTSAVNFHNPWTNVAAATETGVVVGYLPAACTISGFRVYSAVTPSSGGQVVVTLRSGTAPNALSDSALSCSTNSAYTACSASGSLSLAADSFIDFKITGGTLSNQYLWTAVSCQ from the coding sequence TTGTCCAGTGTCCCGGCGTGGGCGCAGGCCCTGCTGACGGCGGATACGCATGTCTCCAATATCCGGACCTCGGTGAATTATGGCGGGATCTCGAATCTGAGGATCAGCGGAGAGTACACCTCTCTGCTGCGTTTTGACCTGGGGATGTTGCCTGCGGGGTTGACGCGGGACCAGGTAACGCGGGCCGTATTGCGGGTCTATGTGAACCGCGTGAATACGGCCGGGACGGTCCAACTGCGGACGGTAGGTTCGGCGTGGGCGGAAGGTGAGGTCACCGGTGTCTCTCTGCCTGGATTGGGAACGACTATAGCCAGTGCCTCGGTGGGTTCCGCGGACAGCTATGTTGCCTTTGACCTGACCAGCACGGTGCAGGGATGGATTGCCGCGCCTGCAAGTAATTTGGGGCTTGCTTTGGTCACCGCAGGCGGAGCGGATGTGCAGCTGGACAGCAAGGAGAATGACCTGACCGGGCATCCCGCGCAGTTGGATATCACGCTGGCGGCCGGTGGTGCGGGAAGCGTAGGCGCTACCGGCGCAACGGGAGCCACTGGAGCCACAGGAGCGGCGGGTGCCACGGGGGTTCAGGGCGTGGCCGGACCGGTAGGACCGCAGGGGCTGACAGGGGCCACGGGAGCGATTGGAGCGACGGGCATGGCCGGACCGGCTGGTGCTGTGGGAGCCACCGGTGCTACCGGCGCAACGGGAGTTCAGGGCATTCCGGGAGTAACGGGATCTGTAGGCGCCACAGGAGCGGTGGGAGCTCCGGGACTGGTGTACCAGGGGCTGTATATCGCAGGAACCAACTACGCGCAGAGAGATGTGGTGCAGTGGCTGGGGTCGTCCTGGGTAAGCCTGCATGACGGCAATGCTGGGCATACGCCCGGGGAGAACCCGCAGGACTGGGCGCTGGTCGCGAGCGCGGGCACAACGGGAGCGACGGGAGTAACGGGTGCAACCGGGCAGCAGGGACCGGCGGGCTTCGGCGTGCAGGGTGCTACCGGAGCCACTGGCGCGGCAGGGGCTACCGGAGCAACTGGTGCTGCGGGCATGGTGTACCGGGGCGCGTACGACTCGATGGTGATGTATGGGCAGGGCGCTGCGGTGAGCTGGCAGGGGTCGACTTGGCTGTCCCTTGCCGATGGCAATCACGGGCAGACACCCGACGCAAGTCCATCGTGGTGGGCCTTGCTGGCCCCGCGCGGAGCAACGGGAGCCACGGGCGTTGGCCTGACTGGCGCGACCGGAGCAACCGGTGTGACAGGTGTCACTGGAGCAGCCGGGGCTGCTGGCGCGGCAGGTGCCACCGGAGCGCAGGGTTCACAGGGAATCCAGGGCGTACAGGGGCCAATGGGAGTGACAGGCCCGACGGGAGCTTTAGGTGCGACCGGGGCAACCGGTGCGAACGGTATGAACTTTGCCGGAGCCTATGACGCAGCACATAACTATGTGTCGCGCGACGCTGTGTTCTGGGCGGGGTCAACGTACCTGTCCCTGGTGGATGGCAACCGGGGCAATGTGCCGGATCAGAACCCTGCTCTGTGGTCGTTGGTGGCACAGGGTGTTGTGGGTGCCACCGGAGCGACCGGAGCCACTGGACTTGCCGGGCCGCAGGGCGTGCAGGGCGCCAATGGGCTTGCCGGAGTGGCGGGAGCAACTGGAGTGACTGGTGCGACTGGCGCCACTGGAACATCGGGGCTGATCTATCGCGGCAACTACGACACCGCGACGGGCTATGGGAAGGGTGACGTGGTGGCCTTCAATGGGTCCACGTATGTGTCGCTGGTGGAGGGCAATGCCGGGAATACGCCATGGGCCAGTCCATCGCAGTGGTCGGTGCTGGCTTTGCATGGCGATGCCGGTGCGACGGGCGCCACCGGTGCCACCGGAACGCAGGGCTTTCAGGGCGTTGCCGGAGCTGTGGGAGCGATGGGCGCCACAGGGCCTGCGGGAGCGCAGGGAAGCCAGGGAGTGGCCGGTCCGCAGGGGCCAGCCGGGGTGCCGGGGCCGCAAGGTGTAACAGGAGCAACGGGGGCTACGGGTGCTGCCGGCGTCGGGTTGAGTTGGAAGGGAACATGGACGGCTGGCTCCGGCTATGCGCAGAACGACGTTGTTTTCTATCAGGGCAGCAGCTACCTGGCGGCGAGCGCGAGTGTGGGAGTGAATCCGGCGTTTGATTCCGGCGGAACGTACTGGACGCTGCTGGCTGTAGCCGGGAGCAACGGGGTGAATGGAGCAACGGGAGCCACAGGAACGACCGGGGCGCAGGGCCTGCAAGGCCCGCAGGGTGTTACGGGAGCGGCTGGGGCTGCCGGGCCGCAGGGAGTTCAGGGACCGATTGGTCTCACCGGAGCCACCGGGGCCGTCGGTGCGGCGGGAACGACTGGAGCCACTGGAGCGCAGGGTGCGACCGGGCCGGTGGGGATGACCTGGCGCGGGGTGTGGCTGACGGGAACCTCCTATGCCGCCAATGATGGCGTGTCGCGGTTGGGATCGAGCTACATTGCGCGCGTTGCCCTGGCCAGCGTGGATCCTTCGACCGATGGTGGTGTGAACTGGATGCCGCTCTCCTTGCAGGGGGCGACGGGGGTTACCGGTGCACAGGGGCCTTCTGGAAACGCAGCAACAGTAACTGTGGGGACGGTGACAACGGGAGCGGCGGGATCGCAGGCCTCTGTCACGAACGTGGGAACATCGAGCGCGGCGGTGCTGAACTTTGTCATCCCGCAGGGAGCCGCCGGAGTGAGTGGATCGGGCGGTGGCGGAGGTGTGATCTCGGCGGTGCATACGGTGACTTCGGCGGTGAACTTCCATAACCCGTGGACCAATGTAGCGGCGGCGACGGAGACAGGGGTTGTGGTTGGCTACCTTCCGGCAGCGTGCACCATCAGCGGCTTTCGTGTGTATAGCGCGGTGACTCCGTCAAGCGGTGGCCAGGTGGTGGTGACGTTGCGCAGCGGCACGGCGCCGAATGCTTTGAGCGATTCTGCGTTGAGCTGTTCAACGAACTCGGCATATACGGCGTGCTCCGCAAGCGGATCGTTGTCCCTGGCGGCGGACAGTTTTATCGACTTCAAGATCACGGGCGGAACCTTGTCGAACCAATACCTGTGGACGGCCGTCTCCTGTCAATAG
- a CDS encoding glycoside hydrolase family 88/105 protein, with protein sequence MKLASMLGLPLVLLAGVTFGQTSPSRQMADAVIQRNPAPRWVYEEGTMLDGLTAEWRSSGDKKYFDYVKQTVDSLIDEEGTIKSFKPEARSLDNLEMGRAALMLYRETKDKKYEAVAKFARAQLNEQPRTPSGGFWHKAIYPNQMWLDGAFMAEPFYAMYAATFDDKAAWDDIAKQFLLMDQNMRDPKTGLMYHGWDESRKERWSDPKTGLSKEFWARAMGWYVVALVDVLEYFPKDHPRQPALVKDLNDCIAALAKVQDKKTGVWWDVLDKGTREGNYVEASASSMFVYGMAKGARMGWVPKKYQANAVRGWAGIQKEFVKTLPDGTISLTGVVAVSGLGGKPYREGTYDYYIHEKTVADDLKGIGAFLMAGSEIERIR encoded by the coding sequence ATGAAACTTGCATCGATGCTTGGTTTGCCGCTGGTTCTGCTGGCGGGTGTGACGTTTGGACAGACATCGCCGTCGCGCCAGATGGCGGACGCTGTGATTCAGCGCAACCCCGCTCCCCGCTGGGTGTATGAAGAGGGCACCATGCTCGATGGCCTGACTGCGGAGTGGCGCTCGTCGGGCGACAAGAAGTACTTCGACTACGTGAAGCAGACCGTGGACTCTCTGATTGATGAAGAGGGCACGATCAAGAGCTTCAAGCCGGAGGCGCGCTCGCTGGACAACCTGGAGATGGGCCGCGCTGCGCTGATGCTGTATCGAGAGACCAAGGACAAGAAGTACGAGGCGGTGGCGAAGTTTGCGCGGGCCCAGTTGAATGAGCAGCCGCGCACCCCGAGCGGCGGTTTCTGGCACAAGGCAATCTATCCGAACCAGATGTGGCTGGATGGAGCCTTTATGGCCGAGCCGTTCTACGCCATGTATGCCGCGACCTTTGATGACAAGGCGGCGTGGGACGACATTGCCAAGCAGTTCCTTCTGATGGACCAGAACATGCGCGATCCGAAGACCGGCCTGATGTATCACGGCTGGGACGAGAGCCGGAAGGAACGCTGGTCGGACCCCAAGACGGGCTTGTCCAAGGAGTTCTGGGCGCGCGCCATGGGCTGGTACGTGGTGGCGCTGGTGGATGTGCTGGAGTACTTCCCGAAGGACCACCCCAGGCAGCCCGCGCTGGTAAAAGATCTGAATGACTGCATTGCGGCGCTGGCCAAGGTACAGGACAAGAAGACCGGCGTGTGGTGGGATGTGCTGGACAAGGGCACACGGGAAGGCAACTACGTGGAGGCCTCGGCTTCGTCGATGTTTGTCTACGGCATGGCCAAGGGCGCGCGGATGGGTTGGGTTCCGAAAAAGTACCAGGCCAACGCGGTGCGTGGTTGGGCCGGGATTCAGAAGGAGTTTGTGAAGACGCTGCCGGATGGCACCATCAGTCTGACGGGGGTGGTAGCAGTTTCAGGCCTTGGCGGAAAGCCGTATCGTGAAGGTACGTATGACTACTACATCCATGAGAAGACGGTGGCCGATGACCTGAAGGGCATTGGTGCGTTCCTGATGGCGGGCAGCGAGATCGAACGGATTCGATAA
- the pgm gene encoding phosphoglucomutase (alpha-D-glucose-1,6-bisphosphate-dependent), with translation MTHLLAGKPAPESILVNTPRLITAYYTQKPDVSNPAQKVAFGTSGHRGSSLHTSFNEDHILAITQAICEFRKSEGTTGPLFLAADTHALSDPAWASALEVLAANGVATMIDSERGYTPTPALSHAILVYNAGKTSGLADGIVITPSHNPPEDGGFKYNPPSGGPADTTATKWIENRANELVAAGLNGVKRVTLAKALAASTTHKHDFVSEYVNDLGSVIDTEAIAASGLSFAVDPLGGAGVAYWPRIAEKFKLPLTVLSQTVDPTFRFMTCDWDGKIRMDCSSPYAMASLIAGKDRFDVTFACDTDHDRHGIVTRSTGLLNPNHYLAVSIQYLFTHRPGWSEKVGIGKTLVSSSMIDRVAAGLGRPMLEVPVGFKWFVDGLVDGSLGFVGEESAGASFLRKDGTVWSTDKDGLILGLLAAEMTVRTGKDPGQLYGDLTAKYGAPVYQRIDAPANREQKAKLGKLSPSQVTSTSLAGEPITAVLTEAPGNKAAIGGLKVSTENGWFAARPSGTEDVYKIYAESFRGEDHLKQIQKEAQELVTAAIS, from the coding sequence ATGACCCACCTGCTCGCTGGTAAGCCCGCCCCGGAATCCATTCTTGTCAACACCCCGCGCCTGATTACCGCCTACTACACGCAGAAGCCTGATGTCTCCAACCCCGCGCAGAAGGTAGCCTTCGGCACCAGCGGCCATCGCGGCTCCAGCCTGCACACCAGTTTTAACGAAGACCACATCCTGGCCATCACGCAGGCCATCTGCGAGTTCCGCAAGAGCGAAGGCACCACCGGCCCTCTCTTCCTCGCCGCCGACACGCACGCACTGTCTGACCCGGCCTGGGCCTCGGCGCTTGAGGTTCTTGCCGCGAACGGCGTTGCGACCATGATCGACTCCGAGCGGGGCTACACTCCCACTCCCGCTCTGTCCCATGCCATCCTGGTCTATAACGCCGGTAAAACCTCCGGACTCGCGGACGGGATCGTCATCACGCCGTCGCACAATCCTCCCGAGGACGGCGGCTTCAAGTACAACCCGCCCTCCGGCGGACCGGCCGACACCACCGCCACCAAGTGGATTGAGAACCGCGCCAACGAACTGGTCGCCGCCGGCCTCAACGGCGTGAAGCGCGTCACCCTGGCCAAGGCCCTGGCGGCATCCACCACGCACAAGCACGACTTCGTCAGCGAGTACGTCAACGACCTCGGTTCCGTCATCGACACCGAAGCCATCGCAGCCTCCGGACTTTCCTTCGCCGTCGATCCGCTTGGCGGAGCCGGCGTTGCCTACTGGCCGCGCATTGCGGAAAAGTTCAAGCTGCCACTCACCGTTCTCTCGCAAACTGTTGATCCTACATTCCGCTTCATGACTTGCGACTGGGACGGCAAGATCCGCATGGACTGCAGTTCGCCCTATGCTATGGCTTCACTGATTGCAGGGAAAGACCGCTTCGACGTCACTTTTGCCTGCGACACCGACCACGATCGCCACGGCATCGTCACCCGGTCGACCGGTCTGCTGAACCCCAACCACTACCTCGCCGTCTCCATCCAGTACCTGTTCACGCACCGCCCGGGCTGGAGCGAGAAGGTGGGCATCGGGAAGACGCTGGTCTCCAGCTCCATGATCGACCGTGTCGCCGCCGGTCTGGGCCGCCCAATGCTGGAGGTCCCCGTCGGCTTCAAGTGGTTCGTCGACGGCCTGGTCGACGGCTCCCTCGGTTTCGTCGGCGAGGAGTCCGCCGGAGCCAGCTTCCTACGCAAAGACGGCACCGTCTGGTCCACCGACAAGGATGGCCTGATCCTCGGCCTGCTCGCCGCGGAGATGACCGTCCGCACGGGCAAGGATCCCGGCCAGCTCTACGGCGACCTGACAGCAAAGTATGGCGCTCCCGTTTACCAGCGTATCGACGCGCCGGCCAACCGGGAGCAGAAGGCCAAGCTCGGCAAGCTGAGCCCCTCGCAGGTCACCAGCACCTCGCTGGCCGGCGAACCCATCACAGCCGTGCTCACGGAAGCCCCCGGCAACAAGGCAGCCATCGGCGGCCTGAAGGTTTCCACGGAAAACGGCTGGTTCGCCGCACGCCCGTCTGGAACCGAGGATGTGTACAAGATTTATGCCGAAAGTTTTAGGGGCGAAGACCACCTGAAGCAGATCCAGAAGGAAGCCCAGGAACTGGTAACAGCTGCAATCAGCTAA